In Gadus morhua chromosome 2, gadMor3.0, whole genome shotgun sequence, a single window of DNA contains:
- the LOC115556678 gene encoding inward rectifier potassium channel 16-like: MSSAGEERVSIDTYTSTTTTVHTLAGHRPPPPAPPRPGRRPRRLRFMKRDGRFQVVFRDGRGSWSPYLLDIYTTLVETRWRLMLLLFSLSYILSWLLFALLYWLMAYAHGDLAPPPDGGGGGGPCVANVRSFTAAFLFSMETQATIGYGFRGVTENCPAAVAAVTVQSLLSCLVDTVVIGVVVAKMASARPRALTVGFSRCAVVNLRDGALCLSWRLGDFRGKQVVEGVARAQVVRYVTRPSGAVEVSYRDLELLDRDVVLATPATVVHRLGPGSPLYRWRPEGKGEEVEVLREEEEEEEEEEEEEEGEFELVVSFTYTGDTTGTLHQARTSYAVGDIRWGQRFQDMLRQGPKGLRADYALFNQTSWVPVPRLSAEQLLRGAAPGPTEGPRDPRGGTGKTQRPRGPRPDPGQGVVQEARL, encoded by the coding sequence ATGAGCTCCGCCGGGGAAGAGCGCGTCAGCATCGACAcgtacacctccaccaccaccaccgtgcaCACGCTGGCCGGCCACCggccccccccgccggcccccccgcggcccggccgccgcccccgccgcctgCGCTTCATGAAGCGCGACGGGCGCTTCCAGGTGGTCTTCAGGGACGGGCGGGGCAGCTGGAGCCCCTACCTGCTGGACATCTACACCACCCTGGTGGAGACGCGCTGGcggctgatgctgctgctcttctccctctcctacaTCCTGTCCTGGCTGCTGTTCGCCCTGCTCTACTGGCTGATGGCCTACGCCCACGGggacctggccccgcccccggacggcggcggcggcggcgggccgtGCGTGGCGAACGTGCGCAGCTTCACGGCGGCCTTCCTCTTCTCCATGGAGACGCAGGCCACCATCGGCTACGGCTTCCGCGGCGTGACGGAGAACTgcccggcggcggtggcggcggtgacgGTGCAGAGCCTGCTGAGCTGCCTCGTCGACACCGTGGTCATCGGCGTGGTCGTGGCCAAGATGGCGTCTGCCCGCCCCCGCGCGCTGACGGTGGGCTTCAGCCGCTGCGCCGTGGTCAACCTGCGGGACGGCGCCCTCTGCCTCTCCTGGCGGCTCGGCGACTTCCGGGGGAAGCAAGTCGTGGAGGGCGTGGCCCGCGCCCAGGTGGTGCGCTACGTCACCCGGCCCTCGGGGGCCGTCGAGGTCTCGTACCGGGACCTGGAGCTGCTGGACCGCGATGTGGTCCTGGCCACGCCCGCCACCGTGGTGCACCGGCTGGGCCCGGGGAGCCCGCTGTACCGCTGGCGCCCggaagggaagggggaggaggtggaggtgttgagggaggaggaggaggaggaggaggaggaggaggaggaggaggagggggagtttgAGCTGGTGGTGTCCTTCACCTACACGGGGGACACCACCGGGACGCTGCACCAGGCGAGGACGTCCTACGCGGTGGGGGACATCCGCTGGGGCCAGCGCTTCCAGGACATGCTGCGCCAGGGCCCCAAGGGCCTGAGGGCGGACTACGCCCTGTTCAACCAGACCTCCTGGGTCCCGGTCCCCCGGCTCAGCGCCGAGCAGCTCCTCAGGGGCGCGGCCCCGGGGCCGACCGAGGGGCCTCGAGACCCCCGCGGGGGAACGGGGAAGACACAGAGACCCCGGGGCCCCAGACCTGACCCGGGTCAGGGCGTGGTTCAGGAGGCTCgtctctag
- the LOC115556652 gene encoding inward rectifier potassium channel 2-like, producing the protein MGSVRSHRYSIVSSEEDGMKLAAIAALPNGFGNGNAKKVQTQRLHQSRFVKKDGHCNVQFINMSEKGQRYLADIFTTCVDIRWRWMLLVFCFSFLMSWLFFGFVFWLVAFCYGDLQSEKQMCVSNVNSFTAAFLFSVETQTTIGYGYRYVTEECPIAVFVVVFQSIVGCIIDAFIIGAVMAKMAKPKKRNETLVFSHYATVAMRDSKLCLMWRVGNLRKSHLVEAHVRAQLLKSRTTAEGEFIPLDQADIDVGFDSGVDRIFLVSPITIVHQIDEHSPFYELSKQDLQTADFEIVVILEGMVEATAMTTQCRSSYVASEVLWGHRFEPVLFEEKNYYKVDYSRFENTYEVPSTPHCSARELAERKSSAASSRNSFCYENEVALEKVEQEEELGEEEKEEVVKDKGGEAAEIKGGFENVALEAMERDDPASDSDDNGDSVPPEARPLRIESEI; encoded by the coding sequence ATGGGGAGCGTGCGAAGCCACCGCTACAGCATCGTGTCCTCGGAGGAGGACGGCATGAAGCTGGCCGCCATCGCCGCCTTGCCCAACGGCTTCGGCAACGGCAACGCCAAGAAGGTGCAGACGCAGCGGCTGCACCAGAGCCGCTTCGTCAAGAAGGACGGCCACTGCAACGTTCAGTTCATCAACATGAGCGAGAAGGGCCAGCGCTACCTGGCCGACATCTTCACCACCTGCGTGGACATCCGCTGGCGCTGGATGCTGCTGGTCTTCTGCTTCTCCTTCCTCATGTCCTGGCTGTTCTTTGGCTTCGTCTTCTGGCTGGTGGCGTTCTGCTACGGCGACCTGCAGAGCGAGAAACAGATGTGTGTCTCCAACGTCAACAGCTTCACCGCCGCCTTCCTCTTCTCCGTGGAGACGCAGACCACCATCGGCTACGGCTACCGCTACGTCACCGAGGAGTGCCCCATCGCCGTCTTCGTGGTGGTCTTCCAGAGCATCGTGGGCTGCATCATCGACGCCTTCATCATCGGCGCCGTCATGGCCAAGATGGCCAAGCCCAAGAAGAGGAACGAGACGCTGGTGTTCAGCCACTACGCCACGGTGGCCATGCGGGACAGCAAGCTGTGTCTGATGTGGCGCGTGGGGAACCTGAGGAAGAGCCACCTGGTGGAGGCCCACGTGCGCGCGCAGCTCCTCAAGTCGCGCACCACGGCCGAGGGCGAGTTCATCCCGCTGGACCAGGCGGACATCGACGTGGGCTTCGACAGCGGCGTCGACCGCATCTTCCTGGTGTCGCCCATCACCATCGTGCACCAGATCGACGAGCACAGCCCCTTCTACGAGCTGAGCAAGCAGGACCTCCAGACGGCCGACTTTGAGATTGTGGTCATCCTGGAGGGCATGGTGGAGGCCACGGCCATGACCACGCAGTGCCGCAGCTCCTACGTGGCCAGCGAGGTGCTGTGGGGGCACCGTTTCGAGCCGGTGCTCTTCGAGGAGAAGAACTACTACAAGGTGGACTACTCGCGCTTCGAGAACACCTACGAGGTGCCCAGCACGCCGCACTGCAGCGCCCGCGAGCTGGCCGAGAGGAAGAGCAGCGCCGCCAGCTCCAGGAACTCCTTCTGCTACGAGAACGAGGTGGCCctggagaaggtggagcaggaggaggagctgggggaggaggagaaggaggaggtggtgaaggataaggggggggaggcggcggaGATCAAGGGGGGCTTTGAGAACGTGGCTCTGGAGGCCATGGAGAGGGACGACCCCGCGTCGGACTCTGACGACAATGGGGACTCTGTGCCCCCAGAGGCGAGGCCTTTGAGAATAGAGTCGGAGATATGA